Below is a genomic region from Leifsonia sp. Root112D2.
AAAGGTGCGCAAACAGGAGGAGTCCCTCGCGGGCTACTCCGAGGCGATGACCTGCCACCTGGGGGACTTCGCCGAGTATGCGGCCCTGCGTCGGCGCCTCAGCGATCTGGAGCGCCAGGGCGCTCACGGGGCGCCACAGAGCCGGGGCGCACGGGAGAAGAGGCAGCACGAGCTCACGGCGCTGCGCAAGCGGATGCGCGCGCATCCGTGCCACGGCTGTTCAGACCGGGAGAAGCACGCGCGCTGGGCCGAACGCTGGTGGCGCCTGAAAAGAGAGACGGATGCCCTCAGCGCGCAGATTCGCTCGCGCACCGGCGCCGTCGCCAAGGTCTTTGACCGTGTCACCGACATCCTGCTCAGTTGCGGCTACCTGCAGACGGATGCCGCGGGCACGGCAACCCTGACCGCCCACGGCCGCACGCTCAAACGTATCTACGGCGAACGCGATCTGCTCATTGCCGAGTGCCTGCGACGCAACGTCTGGACAGGACTCGATGCACCGAGCCTGGCCGCGATGGCCACGTCGCTCGTCTATGAGCCGCGCCGCGAAGAGGGTGAGATCGCCGAGCGCTATCTGCCGAAGGGAGCCTTCCGCCCCGCCCTCCAGAAGACCCAGGAGCTCTGGAGTCGCCTCGACGACCTCGAACGAGAGAATCGGCTGGCCGGCAGCCAGCCCGTCTCGACCGGACTCTGCCTGGCCATGCACGGCTGGGCGCGCGGAGTGGCGCTCGGCACCGTGCTGCAGGAGGCAGACATGGCGGCGGGGGACTTCGTGCGCTGGACCAAGCAGACCATCGATCTGCTGGATCAGCTCTCCGTGGTTGCGGATGGTCCGGTCGGGCGCACCGCGAGGCTGGCGCTGGATGCTATTCGTCGCGGCATCGTCGCCTATTCCTCGGTGGACTGAGCGGTGCACGAAGCACCGACCACGCACCGTGCCTCCGCGCGTCGCACACAGCGTGCACATACGCCCGATCGCCTAAGCTCTGAAATCGTGACAGTGCCCACCCGCGCCCCCTTGCCGCTTTGGCTTGCGCTGGTGCTGGCGGCCGCCGCCGGTCCGGTCTACAGCGCGGCCTTTCCCGGTATCGGCTGGTGGCCTCTGGCTTTCGTCGGCATCGGCATGTATCTCGTCTCGGTAATGGGCAGGCGGGCGGGGAGCGCATTCCTCGTAGGCTTCATCGGCGGACTCTCGTTTTATCTCACCCACGTGGCCTGGACGTCGCTGTACCTCGGTGATCTGCCATGGATCGCACTCTCCACGCTCGAGTCGCTATTCTTCGCGGCCGGCGCGGTGCTCATCTGTCTGGCTTATCGCTGGATTCCTTGCGCCTGGCCCTCCCGACTCGGGCGCCTCGGCATGCTGCCGCTCGTCGTCGCGGGCCTGTGGACCGCGCGCGAGGGTATAGCGAATGTGTGGCCGTACGGCGGATTCGCCTGGGGCCGTGCGGCGCTATCCCAGTCGCAGAGCCCCTTCGCTCCGCTCGTGGCCTGGTTCGGTGTTGCGGGCCTCACCTTCGTCATGGTGCTGGTGACCGCCGTCATCGTCGAGTGCATCAGAACGCCACGTGCACAGGAAATCTCGCGCTTTGCCCGATTCGCCACGGCGCTCGGCTCCGTTGCCTTGGTACTGGCGATTCCCGCGTGGCCGGCCACCACATCCGGAACCGTGACCATCGCCGCCGTGCAGGGCAACGGCAAGGCGGGCTACTTCGACAAACGCAACCCCGGCGACATCCTGAACAGCCAGATCAGTGCCACACTGCCGATCCTCGATCAGCACGTCGACATGGTTGTCTGGCCGGAGGGCGGAACGGACATCGACCCGACCCGCGATGCTGAGGCCGCGGCCGCCCTCGACTACATCAGCGCGCACATGAATGCGCCGCTGGTCACCGGCGCCATCACGCAGGAGGGTGACAAGATATACAACTCTTCGCTGGTCTGGGAGGCCGGCAGGGGAGTGGTGGCCTCGTACGACAAACGACACCCGGTTCCGTTCGGGGAATATATTCCGGATCGGGCATTCTGGCGGCCTTTCGCCCCGAGCCTCATCGACCTCGTGCAGCGCGACTACACGCCGGGCACCAAGCCGAATGTCGTGGATGTCGGCGGTATCCGCGCCGGACTGTCGATCTGCTTCGATATCGTCGACGACCAACTGATCACCGACATGACGAACAACGGTGCACAGGTGATTCTGGCGCAGACCAACAACGCCGACTTCGGTCACACCGATGAGAACGCGCAGCAGTTGGCGATAGCACGGTTGCGCGCCATCGAATCCGGGCGGTCGCTCGTGAACATCTCGACGGTCGGCACCAGTTCGGCGATAGCGCCGGATGGTTCCACGCTCGACACGATCCCGGCGTACCGGCCGGGAGCCATGGTGACTGCCGTTCCCCTGGGTACAGCAACGACCCCCGCCTCACTACTGAGTCGGGGGATCGAATTGCTGGTGTGCGGTCTCGGTCTCGGCGGCCTCATCATCGGTGCGAGCGCAATAGCCGCCCGCCTCCGCGAGGAAAAATCGAGTCGACGCCACCGGAGTCGGAGCTAAGCGCCGATCTTGTGGTTCTCGCCGCGGCGCGAACGCAGATAGCTGAGCCGCTCGGCCAGAAGCTCCTCGAGCTCGTCGCGAGTGCGACGTTCGAGCAACATGTCCCAGTGCGTGCGCGGAATCTTCGCATCCGAGCGGTCAATCACGACGGGCTCATCGCCGACGAGCAGAATCGCCTCGTGGCTGCAGTGCTTGCACTCCCACGTTTCGGGAGCCTCGGCTTCGGCCGAGAACACGGTGTCGGTCTCCTTGCCGCACGCCGGGCACAGGTACGTGTAGTGGGTTCGCGGTGAGTAAACGACGCCTTCTTCGCTCTGTAGGCTTTGGGCGCCAAGTCTCATTCCGCGCAAACTGCGATCTGCCATTTTGTGGTCTCCTTCTCGCGATGCGACCTCTATTTATAGCGGGTCAAGCTGGAGATTGGCTCACCACGGCGCGTCTACCATCAGCAGACTCTCAGGAACGCGAGCGGATCACCTCGACTGCCAGATCACAGCGATCCGTAACGAGCCCGTCGACGCCCCAATCGAGCAGGCGGCCCATGTCCAGGGGATCATTCACCGTCCACACGTGCACCTCGACACCGGCGGCATGCATGGCACGCACGGTGCGGGGGGAGACGATGCGGAACGCACCGCGACGCTCCGGAACCTGCACGGCATCCAACCCGCGAAGGGCGCGTCGCACGAGGGGGGAGAGGCCCATCTTCGCGGCAAGAACGGCCGGCAGAAATCGAACGACGGATGCCGAGGTGGCGACCCCGGTCAGGGCATCCGCGGTGCGCCGGCGTCGAGCCTCCGAGAAGGAGGTGATGAGCACCCGGTCGGTGGCGGCAGCTGCGGCTATCGCGACCGCGGTCGGGCGTTCGGCACGCTCGGTTTTCACATCGATGTTGAACAGGGCGTCCGGAAGGGCTTCCAGCGCCTCCTCGAGCGAACAGAACGGCTGATCGAAACCCAGATCTATCGCGCGTAATTCGGCCATGCTGAGGTCTTCGACGCGCGCATCGTGGCCGACCAGGCGGCTGAGGTCCGGATCGTGGCTGATGACGGCAATGCCATCACGCGAAGCGTGCACATCCGTCTCCAGGTGCGTCGCGCCGGCAGCAATCGCCCGGCGAAAGGCGAGCAGCGTGTTCTCGGGCGCGTCGATCGCCAGACCCCGATGCGCGAAGACACGCGGCCCACCGGGAGCAAAGAACCTCCCGGGGCGTGGGGCAGGGGGAGTGCGGCTAATCCTTCGCCTCCGGGGCGATTCCTCCCGCACGCGGACCGAACGCGGCGCCGAAGCCTTTGAGCGCCTCGGTCAGTTCGCTCGGAATGACCCACAGCTTGTTGGCGCTGCCCTCGGCGATCTTCGGCAGGGTGAGCAGGTACTGGTAGGCCAGCAGCTTCGGGTCGGGGTCGCCCTCGTGAATGGCATTGAAGACCGTGGTGATGGCCTTGGCCTCACCCTCGGCTCGCAGCACGGCAGCCTTCGCATCGCCCTCGGCCTTGAGGATCGCCCCTTGGCGCATGCCCTCGGCGTTGAGAATTTCCGACTGCTTATTACCCTCGGCCGTCAGGATCACGGCCCGGCGGTCACGCTCGGCGCGCATCTGCTTCTCCATGGAATCCTGGATGGAGAGGGGCGGGTCGATGGCTTTGAGCTCGACGCGTCCAACGCGGATGCCCCACTTGCCGGTGGCCTCATCGAGCACGATGCGCAGCTTGCTGTTGATCTCGTCACGACTGGTGAGTGCCTCTTCGAGGTTCAGCCCGCCCACGACGTTACGCAGCGTTGTGGTGGTCAGCTGCTCGACGGCGCCGAGGTAGTTGGCGATCTCGTACGTCGCGGCGCGTGCATCCGTCACCTGAAAATAGACGACGGTGTCGATGGAGACGACCAGGTTGTCCTCGGTGATCACCGGCTGCGGGGGAAACGACACGACCTGTTCACGCAGATCGATGAGCGGGCGCACCCGGTCAATGATGGGCACGAGCACGTTCAGGCCAGGAAGCAGGGTCTTGTGATACTTGCCGAGCCGCTCCACGACGCCGGCGGTCGCCTGCGGAATGATACGAATCGCCCGCGACAGCGTGACAAGAACGAAGATCACGACAATCGCAACAATGACCCACACGACTATCGCCGTGACAAGCGAAGCGGAATCGTTCATGGAAGCTTCCTTTCTGCGGGAACGACCATGGCGGTCGCTCCGTCGATCGAGACGACGAGAATCTCCTCACCGGGAGCAAGATCACGGTGGTCGACGCCCGGCGCGGTGCGCGCCGTCCACGTCTCACCGTTGTCGAGACGGGCCTGGCCGTCGGTCTTCGTGATGGTCTGCACGACGTGACCGCGCGTGCCGAGAAGCGCATCCACATTGCTGCGCGCCGGATCCCCGCCGCGTCGCAACAGTCGCAGAAGCGGCGGACGGATGGTGAACAGCAGCAACACGGCGACGATGGCAGCGATGAGCAGCTGCAGCCACCACGGTGCCCCGAGCAGGCCGGAGAGCAGA
It encodes:
- the lnt gene encoding apolipoprotein N-acyltransferase, with product MTVPTRAPLPLWLALVLAAAAGPVYSAAFPGIGWWPLAFVGIGMYLVSVMGRRAGSAFLVGFIGGLSFYLTHVAWTSLYLGDLPWIALSTLESLFFAAGAVLICLAYRWIPCAWPSRLGRLGMLPLVVAGLWTAREGIANVWPYGGFAWGRAALSQSQSPFAPLVAWFGVAGLTFVMVLVTAVIVECIRTPRAQEISRFARFATALGSVALVLAIPAWPATTSGTVTIAAVQGNGKAGYFDKRNPGDILNSQISATLPILDQHVDMVVWPEGGTDIDPTRDAEAAAALDYISAHMNAPLVTGAITQEGDKIYNSSLVWEAGRGVVASYDKRHPVPFGEYIPDRAFWRPFAPSLIDLVQRDYTPGTKPNVVDVGGIRAGLSICFDIVDDQLITDMTNNGAQVILAQTNNADFGHTDENAQQLAIARLRAIESGRSLVNISTVGTSSAIAPDGSTLDTIPAYRPGAMVTAVPLGTATTPASLLSRGIELLVCGLGLGGLIIGASAIAARLREEKSSRRHRSRS
- a CDS encoding RNA polymerase-binding protein RbpA encodes the protein MADRSLRGMRLGAQSLQSEEGVVYSPRTHYTYLCPACGKETDTVFSAEAEAPETWECKHCSHEAILLVGDEPVVIDRSDAKIPRTHWDMLLERRTRDELEELLAERLSYLRSRRGENHKIGA
- a CDS encoding glycerophosphodiester phosphodiesterase family protein, encoding MREESPRRRRISRTPPAPRPGRFFAPGGPRVFAHRGLAIDAPENTLLAFRRAIAAGATHLETDVHASRDGIAVISHDPDLSRLVGHDARVEDLSMAELRAIDLGFDQPFCSLEEALEALPDALFNIDVKTERAERPTAVAIAAAAATDRVLITSFSEARRRRTADALTGVATSASVVRFLPAVLAAKMGLSPLVRRALRGLDAVQVPERRGAFRIVSPRTVRAMHAAGVEVHVWTVNDPLDMGRLLDWGVDGLVTDRCDLAVEVIRSRS
- a CDS encoding SPFH domain-containing protein, which produces MNDSASLVTAIVVWVIVAIVVIFVLVTLSRAIRIIPQATAGVVERLGKYHKTLLPGLNVLVPIIDRVRPLIDLREQVVSFPPQPVITEDNLVVSIDTVVYFQVTDARAATYEIANYLGAVEQLTTTTLRNVVGGLNLEEALTSRDEINSKLRIVLDEATGKWGIRVGRVELKAIDPPLSIQDSMEKQMRAERDRRAVILTAEGNKQSEILNAEGMRQGAILKAEGDAKAAVLRAEGEAKAITTVFNAIHEGDPDPKLLAYQYLLTLPKIAEGSANKLWVIPSELTEALKGFGAAFGPRAGGIAPEAKD
- a CDS encoding NfeD family protein, with the protein product MDTITSFAWIVWLALILIFIIVEMLTLEFTFLMIAVGSLVGLLSGLLGAPWWLQLLIAAIVAVLLLFTIRPPLLRLLRRGGDPARSNVDALLGTRGHVVQTITKTDGQARLDNGETWTARTAPGVDHRDLAPGEEILVVSIDGATAMVVPAERKLP